aataacaacagctgtacaaaataaaacaatatttggtATCACcaacactgacaaaaaaaataaaataaaaaatggacaAAAGATTATACAGCATTTTTAAGCTTTGAGAGTGTGCCTTTAGCCTCTCTGGGCATGGTTTGAAGTAATTACTAAGATCTGCCATACATCTAGGCATATCTGCATTGCCTGTGCATAAGCCTACAGTGAGCTGTTAAGAACATCCTATTTAGTTTCTGCATTGCACTGAATGATTGTGGATATGCTGATTAATATGCCAGCAAATAGAATCCTTGAGCTTTCGAAAAAGTAACATGGAAAAAGCATTACTGGATGCATATTCTGCAGATATGCAAAAGCTATTGATAATAATccctcatgtacagtacatcttatGAGGTTACACAATATGTAATGTTTGCTGAGCTGTGCTtagcaccccccctccccaaaacaaaaacaacacaaaacaaaatacaataGCTGTACCTCATACTGCTTGATCAACAGCTctgaggaaaaacaaaaatcttGCAGCGAGAGAAAGTTCAGTCTTGCTCCAGTGATTGCGATGGGAGAACTTTGCTCCCTCCTCTTTTGCACCCCAGTCATCATTGcctgcacacaacacagaggggCAGAGGAGGTGATATGGACTCTccgacacaaagacacacacacattgactgaCAGGACTGACCCAGACTCTGAGCGGGGCTACCTCTGCCTGGTGGGGCCGTAGGAGTCCAGCATCTGGGTGCTGGCCTGCTCCAGGTTCCAGTTGCTCCGTTGCAGCGCCTCCTGGCACTCGTGGCGGGCCTTCAGACCCAGCCGGAACAACTGCTCCACCtgcaacaggagaggagaggagaggagttggaggagtGCCCAGTCTGGTCCCGTCGGCCCGGGCTCaccggagacacacacacacacacacacacacacacacacacactctctcacgccATCCTCTGTAATGAAGAGGCTCTGGAGCCCTTTAATTACAGGCATCTGTAATCACAGTggggggagcgagggagcgagggagcgagcgaaGGGAGCTCCGGTACCTTCAGGTAGCGGATGGCCTCCGGAACATTCCAGCTGTGCCTCTGCAGGGCCACCTGACACTCCTCCACCGTCACGCCGTGCACCGCCTCCTGGACCTGCGGACGCAAACCCACCAATCTTTTAGCAGCCGGGGCCTTTcatcaacacgcacacacggcaaATAAACAAGTGTCATCATGGTAGCTAATGGCATAAACGCATCAGTTTAGCAGTGAACATAAAGACCGTGTTTCTGGTGAGGACAGTGACCTACATAGTCACGGTAGAGTTCCCGGAAGAAAAAAGTCATGACAAGAGTTCCTGGACAAAAACGTGCGTCTTGTCTGTGCGTTAATAAAGACAATCAGACCGTTTGCTTACATATTTGACAGAGTTGAAGGTAGGTGCGGTGGGCTCCGTTCGAGCGGCGGCGACTTGGTTGGTGGTCCAGGCCAGGTTGTGTGGGTTCCCCATCCCGCCCCcgccgctgcagctgctgctgatggAGCTGTAGATGGGCCTGCTGGTGGCCTGCTGCTTCACCATGGGCCGGACGGTGGCCATGTTGGTGGTCTTCCGGTCCTCGCCGCCGTCCGACTCCTTCAGGAAGCGCTCGTACTTGTCCAGGTAGGCCGGCCGCTCGGGCAGCAGGTAGTAGTGCGTGCTGCTGGCCTTGGTGCCGTCGCACACCACCGGCAGGATGCAGGGGCTCTTGGCCGGCGCCTGGCCCGCCTCGGCGGCCGTGTACTGGGGGTCGCGGGCGAAGCTGTGGGTGGCCGGCGTGAGCACCGGCTGCTTGGGCGGCGGCGCGGCGGGGGACGGGGGCAGGCACGGCGTGGGCGAGAGGAAGGCGCCCAGCGTGCCCACGCAGCACAGGCCGGCCCTCTGCTGGGGCGAGCCCACGCCCAGGGTGCCCATGGGGCTGGGCGCCCGCGAGCTGGGCTGGGACAGGGCGTGGTCCCGCGGCGGGATGCGCGGCGGCCGCTCCACGCCGTTGGCGTCCCCGTTGGCGTCGGCGCCGTTGCCGTCGAGCTCGTCCCCGAGCGAGTTGGAGGAGCGGTAGGCTGGCACGCCGGCGCGTCTGGACGGGCGCATGGGCGGGATGGGGATGCGCGGGGGCACCTGGGGCTTGTCCTCGTAGGACGAGGGCAGGATGATCTGCCGGTGGGCGGCCGGCGCGAAGGCCATGGGGATGGGCGAGGAGGGCAGCGAGCGgccggcggtggcggtggcgggcgGGGCGCGCAGCTTGACCATCACCTCGCGCTGCAGCTCCTGGAAGAGCTGCGCCGTCTGCGCCGTCTGGGCCGGCGAGCGCGCCTCCTCCGCGGGGGGCTGGGGGGCGCTCAGGAAGAGGTTGTCCTCCACGCCGGCCTTCTCGCCGCCGGACGGTCCTCCGGCGGCCGGGCCGTTGGCCGGAGCGGGCGGCTGGCAGGCCTCCTCGGCGCGCCGGCTGATGGAGCTGACCTCGGCGTCGacctcctccgccgccgtcgCCACCCCCGGCGGCTCGGCGTACTCCAGCGCCACCTCGTCGTAGGCGGGCAGCGCGGGCAGCGGCCGGTCCCAGTCCAGCACGGGCGTGGGGTGCAGCGGGTTGGGCAGCGAGAGCGCGGCGGGGCATTGGACCGGAGCCGGCGCGTCCAGGATGGAGCCCACAGGCGCGGCGgcgggcagcggcggcggcgcctTGGCGGGGGCCTCGGCCACGGGCGACGGCGACGCCGAGCTGAAGCTGTCGTCGCCGAAGTCGATGAGCGACACCTCGCACAGGCGGTCCGTCGGCTGCGTCTCCCACGGGCGCAGGCGCAGGCCCAGGTACGTCGACGGCTTGGACAGGGACAGCTTCCGCACGCTGGTCACCATCAGGTCATCGGCTTCGTCCATCACCGAGTCATAGAACGCCTCTTCTTCAAACAAGCACAcgtcacaaacacaacaaatcaaCTCATTTCCACCCACCGTCCACCTTAAAGCTTTTTTTAATGAGACAAA
This is a stretch of genomic DNA from Sardina pilchardus chromosome 19, fSarPil1.1, whole genome shotgun sequence. It encodes these proteins:
- the tnk2a gene encoding activated CDC42 kinase 1 isoform X2; protein product: MQADEGTEWLLELLTDVQLQQYFLRIRDELNVTRLSHFDYVKTEDLEKIGMGRPGQRRLWEAVKRRRALCKRKSWMSKSLCLGQQVFTGKRPESESQASATTVLRGPSPTPSAGEQPAALTCLISERDLTLLEKLGDGSFGVVKRGEWQAPSGRVLNVAVKCLKTDLLEQPEGLDDFIREVNAMHSLDHQNLIRLYGVVLTHPMKMVTELAPLGSLLDRLRKRQGHILISVLCRYTVQIACGMAYLESRRFIHRDLAARNILLASNEQVKIGDFGLMRALPKNDDHYVMQEHHKVPFAWCAPESLKTRTFSHASDTWMFGVTLWEMFTHGQEPWLGLNGSQILHKIDKEAERLVKPEDCPQDIYNVMLQSWSPKPEDRPTFVALRDFLVETMPTDMLALQDFDEPDKLQIHLDDVITIIEGRAENYWWRGQNRQTLKVGQFPRQVVTSVAGLSAQDISRPLKNSFIHTGHGDTDPHRSWGAPDKIDDLYLGNPMDPPDVLGVDPNADRPTKLPNRAKKLPPPRPPQPAVLLKKAFYDSVMDEADDLMVTSVRKLSLSKPSTYLGLRLRPWETQPTDRLCEVSLIDFGDDSFSSASPSPVAEAPAKAPPPLPAAAPVGSILDAPAPVQCPAALSLPNPLHPTPVLDWDRPLPALPAYDEVALEYAEPPGVATAAEEVDAEVSSISRRAEEACQPPAPANGPAAGGPSGGEKAGVEDNLFLSAPQPPAEEARSPAQTAQTAQLFQELQREVMVKLRAPPATATAGRSLPSSPIPMAFAPAAHRQIILPSSYEDKPQVPPRIPIPPMRPSRRAGVPAYRSSNSLGDELDGNGADANGDANGVERPPRIPPRDHALSQPSSRAPSPMGTLGVGSPQQRAGLCCVGTLGAFLSPTPCLPPSPAAPPPKQPVLTPATHSFARDPQYTAAEAGQAPAKSPCILPVVCDGTKASSTHYYLLPERPAYLDKYERFLKESDGGEDRKTTNMATVRPMVKQQATSRPIYSSISSSCSGGGGMGNPHNLAWTTNQVAAARTEPTAPTFNSVKYVQEAVHGVTVEECQVALQRHSWNVPEAIRYLKVEQLFRLGLKARHECQEALQRSNWNLEQASTQMLDSYGPTRQRQ
- the tnk2a gene encoding activated CDC42 kinase 1 isoform X3 yields the protein MQADEGTEWLLELLTDVQLQQYFLRIRDELNVTRLSHFDYVKTEDLEKIGMGRPGQRRLWEAVKRRRALCKRKSWMSKVFTGKRPESESQASATTVLRGPSPTPSAGEQPAALTCLISERDLTLLEKLGDGSFGVVKRGEWQAPSGRVLNVAVKCLKTDLLEQPEGLDDFIREVNAMHSLDHQNLIRLYGVVLTHPMKMVTELAPLGSLLDRLRKRQGHILISVLCRYTVQIACGMAYLESRRFIHRDLAARNILLASNEQVKIGDFGLMRALPKNDDHYVMQEHHKVPFAWCAPESLKTRTFSHASDTWMFGVTLWEMFTHGQEPWLGLNGSQILHKIDKEAERLVKPEDCPQDIYNVMLQSWSPKPEDRPTFVALRDFLVETMPTDMLALQDFDEPDKLQIHLDDVITIIEGRAENYWWRGQNRQTLKVGQFPRQVVTSVAGLSAQDISRPLKNSFIHTGHGDTDPHRSWGAPDKIDDLYLGNPMDPPDVLGVDPNADRPTKLPNRAKKLPPPRPPQPAVLLKKEAFYDSVMDEADDLMVTSVRKLSLSKPSTYLGLRLRPWETQPTDRLCEVSLIDFGDDSFSSASPSPVAEAPAKAPPPLPAAAPVGSILDAPAPVQCPAALSLPNPLHPTPVLDWDRPLPALPAYDEVALEYAEPPGVATAAEEVDAEVSSISRRAEEACQPPAPANGPAAGGPSGGEKAGVEDNLFLSAPQPPAEEARSPAQTAQTAQLFQELQREVMVKLRAPPATATAGRSLPSSPIPMAFAPAAHRQIILPSSYEDKPQVPPRIPIPPMRPSRRAGVPAYRSSNSLGDELDGNGADANGDANGVERPPRIPPRDHALSQPSSRAPSPMGTLGVGSPQQRAGLCCVGTLGAFLSPTPCLPPSPAAPPPKQPVLTPATHSFARDPQYTAAEAGQAPAKSPCILPVVCDGTKASSTHYYLLPERPAYLDKYERFLKESDGGEDRKTTNMATVRPMVKQQATSRPIYSSISSSCSGGGGMGNPHNLAWTTNQVAAARTEPTAPTFNSVKYVQEAVHGVTVEECQVALQRHSWNVPEAIRYLKVEQLFRLGLKARHECQEALQRSNWNLEQASTQMLDSYGPTRQRQ
- the tnk2a gene encoding activated CDC42 kinase 1 isoform X6, whose protein sequence is MQADEGTEWLLELLTDVQLQQYFLRIRDELNVTRLSHFDYVKTEDLEKIGMGRPGQRRLWEAVKRRRALCKRKSWMSKSLCLGQQVFTGKRPESESQASATTVLRGPSPTPSAGEQPAALTCLISERDLTLLEKLGDGSFGVVKRGEWQAPSGRVLNVAVKCLKTDLLEQPEGLDDFIREVNAMHSLDHQNLIRLYGVVLTHPMKMVTELAPLGSLLDRLRKRQGHILISVLCRYTVQIACGMAYLESRRFIHRDLAARNILLASNEQVKIGDFGLMRALPKNDDHYVMQEHHKVPFAWCAPESLKTRTFSHASDTWMFGVTLWEMFTHGQEPWLGLNGSQILHKIDKEAERLVKPEDCPQDIYNVMLQSWSPKPEDRPTFVALRDFLVETMPTDMLALQDFDEPDKLQIHLDDVITIIEGRAENYWWRGQNRQTLKVGQFPRQVVTSVAGLSAQDISRPLKNSFIHTGHGDTDPHRSWGAPDKIDDLYLGNPMDPPDVLGVDPNADRPTKLPNRAKKAFYDSVMDEADDLMVTSVRKLSLSKPSTYLGLRLRPWETQPTDRLCEVSLIDFGDDSFSSASPSPVAEAPAKAPPPLPAAAPVGSILDAPAPVQCPAALSLPNPLHPTPVLDWDRPLPALPAYDEVALEYAEPPGVATAAEEVDAEVSSISRRAEEACQPPAPANGPAAGGPSGGEKAGVEDNLFLSAPQPPAEEARSPAQTAQTAQLFQELQREVMVKLRAPPATATAGRSLPSSPIPMAFAPAAHRQIILPSSYEDKPQVPPRIPIPPMRPSRRAGVPAYRSSNSLGDELDGNGADANGDANGVERPPRIPPRDHALSQPSSRAPSPMGTLGVGSPQQRAGLCCVGTLGAFLSPTPCLPPSPAAPPPKQPVLTPATHSFARDPQYTAAEAGQAPAKSPCILPVVCDGTKASSTHYYLLPERPAYLDKYERFLKESDGGEDRKTTNMATVRPMVKQQATSRPIYSSISSSCSGGGGMGNPHNLAWTTNQVAAARTEPTAPTFNSVKYVQEAVHGVTVEECQVALQRHSWNVPEAIRYLKVEQLFRLGLKARHECQEALQRSNWNLEQASTQMLDSYGPTRQRQ
- the tnk2a gene encoding activated CDC42 kinase 1 isoform X7; translated protein: MQADEGTEWLLELLTDVQLQQYFLRIRDELNVTRLSHFDYVKTEDLEKIGMGRPGQRRLWEAVKRRRALCKRKSWMSKVFTGKRPESESQASATTVLRGPSPTPSAGEQPAALTCLISERDLTLLEKLGDGSFGVVKRGEWQAPSGRVLNVAVKCLKTDLLEQPEGLDDFIREVNAMHSLDHQNLIRLYGVVLTHPMKMVTELAPLGSLLDRLRKRQGHILISVLCRYTVQIACGMAYLESRRFIHRDLAARNILLASNEQVKIGDFGLMRALPKNDDHYVMQEHHKVPFAWCAPESLKTRTFSHASDTWMFGVTLWEMFTHGQEPWLGLNGSQILHKIDKEAERLVKPEDCPQDIYNVMLQSWSPKPEDRPTFVALRDFLVETMPTDMLALQDFDEPDKLQIHLDDVITIIEGRAENYWWRGQNRQTLKVGQFPRQVVTSVAGLSAQDISRPLKNSFIHTGHGDTDPHRSWGAPDKIDDLYLGNPMDPPDVLGVDPNADRPTKLPNRAKKAFYDSVMDEADDLMVTSVRKLSLSKPSTYLGLRLRPWETQPTDRLCEVSLIDFGDDSFSSASPSPVAEAPAKAPPPLPAAAPVGSILDAPAPVQCPAALSLPNPLHPTPVLDWDRPLPALPAYDEVALEYAEPPGVATAAEEVDAEVSSISRRAEEACQPPAPANGPAAGGPSGGEKAGVEDNLFLSAPQPPAEEARSPAQTAQTAQLFQELQREVMVKLRAPPATATAGRSLPSSPIPMAFAPAAHRQIILPSSYEDKPQVPPRIPIPPMRPSRRAGVPAYRSSNSLGDELDGNGADANGDANGVERPPRIPPRDHALSQPSSRAPSPMGTLGVGSPQQRAGLCCVGTLGAFLSPTPCLPPSPAAPPPKQPVLTPATHSFARDPQYTAAEAGQAPAKSPCILPVVCDGTKASSTHYYLLPERPAYLDKYERFLKESDGGEDRKTTNMATVRPMVKQQATSRPIYSSISSSCSGGGGMGNPHNLAWTTNQVAAARTEPTAPTFNSVKYVQEAVHGVTVEECQVALQRHSWNVPEAIRYLKVEQLFRLGLKARHECQEALQRSNWNLEQASTQMLDSYGPTRQRQ
- the tnk2a gene encoding activated CDC42 kinase 1 isoform X1, giving the protein MQADEGTEWLLELLTDVQLQQYFLRIRDELNVTRLSHFDYVKTEDLEKIGMGRPGQRRLWEAVKRRRALCKRKSWMSKSLCLGQQVFTGKRPESESQASATTVLRGPSPTPSAGEQPAALTCLISERDLTLLEKLGDGSFGVVKRGEWQAPSGRVLNVAVKCLKTDLLEQPEGLDDFIREVNAMHSLDHQNLIRLYGVVLTHPMKMVTELAPLGSLLDRLRKRQGHILISVLCRYTVQIACGMAYLESRRFIHRDLAARNILLASNEQVKIGDFGLMRALPKNDDHYVMQEHHKVPFAWCAPESLKTRTFSHASDTWMFGVTLWEMFTHGQEPWLGLNGSQILHKIDKEAERLVKPEDCPQDIYNVMLQSWSPKPEDRPTFVALRDFLVETMPTDMLALQDFDEPDKLQIHLDDVITIIEGRAENYWWRGQNRQTLKVGQFPRQVVTSVAGLSAQDISRPLKNSFIHTGHGDTDPHRSWGAPDKIDDLYLGNPMDPPDVLGVDPNADRPTKLPNRAKKLPPPRPPQPAVLLKKEAFYDSVMDEADDLMVTSVRKLSLSKPSTYLGLRLRPWETQPTDRLCEVSLIDFGDDSFSSASPSPVAEAPAKAPPPLPAAAPVGSILDAPAPVQCPAALSLPNPLHPTPVLDWDRPLPALPAYDEVALEYAEPPGVATAAEEVDAEVSSISRRAEEACQPPAPANGPAAGGPSGGEKAGVEDNLFLSAPQPPAEEARSPAQTAQTAQLFQELQREVMVKLRAPPATATAGRSLPSSPIPMAFAPAAHRQIILPSSYEDKPQVPPRIPIPPMRPSRRAGVPAYRSSNSLGDELDGNGADANGDANGVERPPRIPPRDHALSQPSSRAPSPMGTLGVGSPQQRAGLCCVGTLGAFLSPTPCLPPSPAAPPPKQPVLTPATHSFARDPQYTAAEAGQAPAKSPCILPVVCDGTKASSTHYYLLPERPAYLDKYERFLKESDGGEDRKTTNMATVRPMVKQQATSRPIYSSISSSCSGGGGMGNPHNLAWTTNQVAAARTEPTAPTFNSVKYVQEAVHGVTVEECQVALQRHSWNVPEAIRYLKVEQLFRLGLKARHECQEALQRSNWNLEQASTQMLDSYGPTRQRQ
- the tnk2a gene encoding activated CDC42 kinase 1 isoform X5, whose product is MQADEGTEWLLELLTDVQLQQYFLRIRDELNVTRLSHFDYVKTEDLEKIGMGRPGQRRLWEAVKRRRALCKRKSWMSKSLCLGQQVFTGKRPESESQASATTVLRGPSPTPSAGEQPAALTCLISERDLTLLEKLGDGSFGVVKRGEWQAPSGRVLNVAVKCLKTDLLEQPEGLDDFIREVNAMHSLDHQNLIRLYGVVLTHPMKMVTELAPLGSLLDRLRKRQGHILISVLCRYTVQIACGMAYLESRRFIHRDLAARNILLASNEQVKIGDFGLMRALPKNDDHYVMQEHHKVPFAWCAPESLKTRTFSHASDTWMFGVTLWEMFTHGQEPWLGLNGSQILHKIDKEAERLVKPEDCPQDIYNVMLQSWSPKPEDRPTFVALRDFLVETMPTDMLALQDFDEPDKLQIHLDDVITIIEGRAENYWWRGQNRQTLKVGQFPRQVVTSVAGLSAQDISRPLKNSFIHTGHGDTDPHRSWGAPDKIDDLYLGNPMDPPDVLGVDPNADRPTKLPNRAKKEAFYDSVMDEADDLMVTSVRKLSLSKPSTYLGLRLRPWETQPTDRLCEVSLIDFGDDSFSSASPSPVAEAPAKAPPPLPAAAPVGSILDAPAPVQCPAALSLPNPLHPTPVLDWDRPLPALPAYDEVALEYAEPPGVATAAEEVDAEVSSISRRAEEACQPPAPANGPAAGGPSGGEKAGVEDNLFLSAPQPPAEEARSPAQTAQTAQLFQELQREVMVKLRAPPATATAGRSLPSSPIPMAFAPAAHRQIILPSSYEDKPQVPPRIPIPPMRPSRRAGVPAYRSSNSLGDELDGNGADANGDANGVERPPRIPPRDHALSQPSSRAPSPMGTLGVGSPQQRAGLCCVGTLGAFLSPTPCLPPSPAAPPPKQPVLTPATHSFARDPQYTAAEAGQAPAKSPCILPVVCDGTKASSTHYYLLPERPAYLDKYERFLKESDGGEDRKTTNMATVRPMVKQQATSRPIYSSISSSCSGGGGMGNPHNLAWTTNQVAAARTEPTAPTFNSVKYVQEAVHGVTVEECQVALQRHSWNVPEAIRYLKVEQLFRLGLKARHECQEALQRSNWNLEQASTQMLDSYGPTRQRQ
- the tnk2a gene encoding activated CDC42 kinase 1 isoform X4, giving the protein MQADEGTEWLLELLTDVQLQQYFLRIRDELNVTRLSHFDYVKTEDLEKIGMGRPGQRRLWEAVKRRRALCKRKSWMSKVFTGKRPESESQASATTVLRGPSPTPSAGEQPAALTCLISERDLTLLEKLGDGSFGVVKRGEWQAPSGRVLNVAVKCLKTDLLEQPEGLDDFIREVNAMHSLDHQNLIRLYGVVLTHPMKMVTELAPLGSLLDRLRKRQGHILISVLCRYTVQIACGMAYLESRRFIHRDLAARNILLASNEQVKIGDFGLMRALPKNDDHYVMQEHHKVPFAWCAPESLKTRTFSHASDTWMFGVTLWEMFTHGQEPWLGLNGSQILHKIDKEAERLVKPEDCPQDIYNVMLQSWSPKPEDRPTFVALRDFLVETMPTDMLALQDFDEPDKLQIHLDDVITIIEGRAENYWWRGQNRQTLKVGQFPRQVVTSVAGLSAQDISRPLKNSFIHTGHGDTDPHRSWGAPDKIDDLYLGNPMDPPDVLGVDPNADRPTKLPNRAKKLPPPRPPQPAVLLKKAFYDSVMDEADDLMVTSVRKLSLSKPSTYLGLRLRPWETQPTDRLCEVSLIDFGDDSFSSASPSPVAEAPAKAPPPLPAAAPVGSILDAPAPVQCPAALSLPNPLHPTPVLDWDRPLPALPAYDEVALEYAEPPGVATAAEEVDAEVSSISRRAEEACQPPAPANGPAAGGPSGGEKAGVEDNLFLSAPQPPAEEARSPAQTAQTAQLFQELQREVMVKLRAPPATATAGRSLPSSPIPMAFAPAAHRQIILPSSYEDKPQVPPRIPIPPMRPSRRAGVPAYRSSNSLGDELDGNGADANGDANGVERPPRIPPRDHALSQPSSRAPSPMGTLGVGSPQQRAGLCCVGTLGAFLSPTPCLPPSPAAPPPKQPVLTPATHSFARDPQYTAAEAGQAPAKSPCILPVVCDGTKASSTHYYLLPERPAYLDKYERFLKESDGGEDRKTTNMATVRPMVKQQATSRPIYSSISSSCSGGGGMGNPHNLAWTTNQVAAARTEPTAPTFNSVKYVQEAVHGVTVEECQVALQRHSWNVPEAIRYLKVEQLFRLGLKARHECQEALQRSNWNLEQASTQMLDSYGPTRQRQ